The following proteins are encoded in a genomic region of Arcobacter suis CECT 7833:
- a CDS encoding response regulator transcription factor: MKILLLEDNQKLNETITKRLKLKNYSVESFTDGAKAYERITEGFSCFILDINVPNIDGINILKKIREYYDVIPVIIISASVELDVIKQSYDFGCNDYLKKPFFIDELEIKIEKLCNIKDDKIYFDTNSYFDFKSATLVIDDEETRLTKKEKLLMNLFLSKKNQVITYSTIENYVWEGSFVSLESIRSLIRRVRKILNKEFIQTVVDTGYIFKDI; this comes from the coding sequence ATGAAAATCTTACTTTTAGAAGATAATCAAAAATTGAATGAAACTATAACAAAAAGATTAAAACTAAAAAATTATAGTGTAGAGTCTTTTACAGATGGGGCAAAGGCTTATGAAAGAATAACAGAAGGTTTTTCTTGTTTTATTTTAGATATAAATGTTCCAAATATAGATGGTATAAATATTTTAAAAAAAATAAGAGAATATTATGATGTAATTCCAGTAATAATTATAAGTGCGAGTGTTGAACTTGATGTAATAAAACAATCTTATGATTTTGGCTGTAATGATTATTTAAAAAAACCTTTTTTTATTGATGAATTAGAGATAAAAATAGAAAAACTTTGTAATATCAAAGATGATAAAATCTATTTTGATACAAATTCATATTTTGATTTTAAATCAGCAACTTTAGTTATTGATGATGAAGAAACCAGATTAACAAAAAAAGAAAAACTTCTTATGAATCTTTTTCTTAGCAAAAAAAATCAAGTAATTACATATAGTACAATAGAAAACTATGTTTGGGAAGGAAGTTTTGTATCTTTAGAATCTATTCGAAGTTTAATTAGAAGAGTAAGAAAGATATTAAACAAAGAGTTTATTCAAACAGTTGTTGATACTGGATACATTTTTAAAGATATTTGA